The following DNA comes from Streptomyces sp. NBC_00273.
GGGAGCCGGGCGCCGAGCACGGCTACCACGCGCAGACCTACAGCTGGCTGCTGTCCGAGCTGGTGCTGCGGGCGACCGGCCGCACGGTGGGCTCCGTCCTCGCGGAGGAGATCGCCGAACCGCTGGGGCTGGACTTCTGGATCGGCCTGCCGGAGACCGAGGCCGACCGGGTGGGCCGGGTGGCGCCGGTCGAGCCGCCCGAGAGCGCGGGCATGCTGCGGACCCGGCCGCGGCGCAACGTGTCCGAGGCCTACGCCGACCCGGACTCGCTCACCCGCCGCGCCTTCGCCGCCATCGCACCGCTGCCCGACGAGAACGACCCCGCCTACCGGGCCGCCGAGCTCCCCGCCTCGAACGGCATCGGGACGGCCCGCGCCCTGGCCCGGTTCTACGGGGCCACCATCGGCGTGGTCGAGGACGGCGCACGGATCTTCACCCCGGCCACCACCGAGCTGGCCGGCCGGGAGCACTCCGCCGGACCGGACCGGGTGCTGGTCGTGAACACCCGCTTCGGCCCCGGCTACATGCTGCACGGCCCGGCCTCCCCGCTGCTCTCGCCGGCCTCCTTCGGCCACCCCGGCCGCGGCGGCTCCCTGGCCTTCGCGGACCCGGAGGCGGGCATCGGCTTCGGCTACGTCACCAATGCCCTGGCCAAGTCGGTCACCGCGGACCCCCGGGCGCAGGCCCTGGTCCGGGCGCTGAAGTCGTCGCTGTCGGCCCGGTAGGCCCCAGAGGCCCCGTCAGAGGCCCCGTCAGCCCTCTGCTGCCCGCTCGCGCACGTCCGCCAGTGCGGCCCCCGCGTGCGCGATGAGCTCGTCCGGGGCCATCGGGAACACCGTGGTCGGGGTACCGGCCGCCGCCCAGATCTCCTCGTGGGCCAGCAGCGACCGGTCGGCCAGCACCCGGGTGCGCGTGCGGTGCCCGAAGGGCGGGACCCCGCCGATCGCATAGCCGGTGGTCTCCCGGACCAGCGCGGCATCGGCCCGCGTCACCTTCCCGGCGCCGAGTTCGCGGCGCACGGCCTCCACGTCCACCCGGGAGGCCCCGTCCATGAGGACCAGCACCGGGACCCCGTCCGCCGCGAAGACCAGCGACTTGACGATCTGGCTCAGCTCGCAGCCGATCGCGGCCGCCGCGTCGGCGGCCGTACGGGTCCCTTCGGGAAAGCTCCGGACGGTGAGGTCGAGGCCCAGCTCGGCAAGGGCCTCGGCGAACAGCGGGTGCGTGGACGTCGTCATGCCGCGACGTTAGCGCCGTCCGGTGCGGCGACACGACCGCTTTTGGCCCCGGGCCGGTCGCGTCGCCGCCCGCCGGTCAGCCCGCCTTCAGCACCTCGGCGACGATCGGGCCCGCCGCCTCGTTGCCGTGGCCGCCGCCCTGGACCATGGCCGCCGCGGCCACGTCGTCGCTGAAGCCGGTGAACCAGCTGTCCGGGCTGCTCGCCCCGTCGACCTCCGCGGAGCCGGTCTTCGCGCCCTTGTCGCCGCCGACCGAGGCCATCGCCTTGGCGCCCGTGCCGCTGGTCGCCGTCAGCCGCATCATCTTGACCAGCTGGGCCGACACCCCCGGCTTCATCGTCCGCGAGGCCGTGGCGAGCTTGCGCCCGTCCACCGAGGCCTTGACGACCACCGGCTGGCGGAACACCCCGGTGCGGGCGGTCGCCGTGATCGAGGCGATGTTCAGCGGGCTCATCTGGACCTGGCCCTGACCGATGTACGCGGCCGCCGCGGAGGCGCCCGTGGCCTCCGGCACCTTGCCGTCGAAGACGGGGACGCCGGCCTTCCACTCCTCACCGATGCCGAAGACCTCGCGGGCCTCCTTGGACAGGGCCGAGTCGTCGTTCACCGGCTTGATCTGCTTGATGAAGGCGGTGTTGCAGGACTGCGCGAAGCTGGTCGCGAAGGTGGCGTTGTCCAGCTTGAAGTCGTCCAGGTTGTGGAAGGTGCGCCCGCCCCACTGCACGGTCGGCGGACACTCGGCGACCTTGTCGGCCGCGACCAGGCCCCGGTCGATCAGCATCGCACCGGTGACGATCTTCATCGTGGAGCCGGGCGCCCGCATCCCGAGCAGGGAGGCGTCGTAGGCGTCCTTGCGGTGGTCGGCCACGGCCAGGATCTCGCCCGTGCTCGGCTTGAGGGCGACCACGGAGGCCTCGGGGAACTTCTGCACGGCCTTCTCCGCCGCGGCCTGCACGTCGGCGTCGAGCACGGTCTGGATCTGCCCCGGCTTGCCCTCCACCAGGGTCAGCAGGCTCCGCTTCGGCGCGTCCTGGGCGGCCGGCTCGATCCACACCTCGGCGCCGGGGGTGCCGTCCGTCTTCGCCCCGTACGTCTTGCGCAGTGCGTCCAGGACGGGCCGCAGCGAGGGGTACTGCTCGACCGTCAGCTCCTTGCCGTTGCGGTCGACCGCCTTGACCGGCGGGTTCGCCGGGGTGCCCGCGCGCAGCTTCTCGTCCTTCTGGAGCTGCGGGTGGATCACCGAGGGCTGCCAGTCGACCAGCGGCTTCCCGCTGGTCAGCCCGCGCACCACGGTCAGCTGGGAGTCGTAGGCCAGCGGCTTGGTGGTGCCCTCGTACGTGATCTCCGCCTCGACCTTGTACGGCACGGTGGTGCCGTTCGGCGTGCCGGGGGTGATCACGGCCTTGGACACGTACGCCTTGGTCTTGAAGTCCCCGACCGCAGCCTGCGCGGCCGCGGCGTTGTTCGTCAGGTCGGCGGCCACCCGCTCGTCCCCGGCCGCCCACGCGGCCAGGAAGGCCTTGGCGGTCTTCTCCGCGTCCTTCTCGCTGACCGGCCCGCTGCCCTTCTCGGCCTGGACGGTGGTCTCGCCGTCCTTGCCTTCCTTCGCGTCCGAGCCGGCGTCTCCTACCAGCGTGTACACCCCGTACCCGGCGCCGCCGAGCATGGCGAGGAACACCCCGCCGATGACGGCACCCTTCGCTGCCCCGTGCACTCGAAGTCCTTCCCCCATGATGACGGTTCCTGAACATGTTCAAAGAACCCTTGGTGCGGACTTTACTCTTCGCAGCGGCTCAGTACGTCATTGTTACCGGACCGGAACATCGGAACGTAATCCATTCGTCGCAGGCGGTCCCCGTCCCTAGAGTGCCGCCGTGGACCTCACCTACCGGCGTTACGCCGATGCAGACGCCGATGACCTGGTCGCCTTCCTCACCGGGGACACCTGGCCGTTCCACGGCTCGCCGGTGGTCGACGCGGAGCGGGCCCGGCAATGGGCCGCGGAGGGCCGCTTCGACAACGCGGAGACCGAGTCGTTCTGGATCGACGGCGACGGCGAGCCCCTGGGCCTGGTCCGCCTGATGGACCTCGGCGACAGCACGCCCGTCTTCGACCTGCGGATCCGCTCCCGGTACCGGGGGCGGGGGATCGGCGGCCACGCGCTGACCTGGCTGACGGAGCACCTGTTCACCGCGCTCCCGCGGATCCGGCGGATCGAGGGCACCACGCGCCGGGACAACGCGGCGATGCGCCGCACCTTCCGGCGGTGCGGGTACGTCCAGGAGGCGCACTACCGGGAGGGCTGGCCCTCGGCCGACGGCACGGTCCACGACGCGGTCGGGTACGCGATCCTGCGCCGGGACTGGGCCGCCGGGACCACCACGGCCCCCGCCTGGGACGACGAGCGCACGACGGAGGGCTGACCCCGGCGCGGCCCGAACGTGCGTGCACCGGTGCCGTGTTCTAGCGTCGGAAGGGCGAGGGTGATCGATGTGCCGAGCCGGTCGCCCACCGGAGTGCCCGCTCCCCGCCGCCGCCCCCGCCCGCGGTCCGGCGCGTCGGCGGACCGTGCGCCCCACCGAGAGAGCAGGTGCATCCGCATGCGTCCGTCGGCTCGTATCCCCAGCATCCTGGCAGGCCTGGCCCTCGCCCTCGGCGGCACCATCATCGCCGCCCCGTCCGCCCACGCGGACGTCAAGGCGTGCGAGCAGTACGTCGCCCAGCACGCCCCGAAGGCCACGGACGGCGCCGCGGAGGCCTGCTACCAGGGGTCGATCGGCAACCAGACCAGCTGCGACGCCAGCCTCGTCGCGGTCGGCGCGAGCAAGGACGCCGCCTCGGCGGCCTGCGAGGCGTCCCGGTGACGCCGACGACGAAGGCCCCGACGCCGTCCGGCACCGGGGCCCGTCGTTTCGCCTGCTAGACCCAGGTGTCCAGCCACATGCGGCCGCGCCAGGAGTCCATCGGCAGGGTCTGGCCCGTGTAGATGGGCCAGAAGTAGATGAAGTTCCACGCGATCAGCAGGACCAGCACGCCCGCGCCGATCGCGCCCAGCGCACGTCGGCGTTCGCTCGACCCGGCCGGGCCCAGGAGGGCGCCGATCATCATCGCCACCGCCAGGCACAGGTACGGGACGAAGACCACCGCGTAGAAGTAGAAGATCGTCCGCTCCTGGTAGTTGAACCAGGGCAGCAGACCGGCCCCGAGCGCGCACGCGATCGCGCCCGCCCGCCAGTCGCGGCGGAAGAACCACCGCCACAGCACGTACAGCAGGGCGAAGCAGCCCGCCCACCACAGCAGCGGGGTGCCCAGGGCCAGGACCTCGCGGGCGCACTTGCCCGCCGCGGTCGCCGGGCAGCCGTCGGTGCCGGGTTCGGGGGACTCGTAGAAGTAGGAGACGGGCCGGCCCAGGACCAGCCAGCTCCACGGGTTGGACTCGTAGGTGTGCCCCGAGGTCAGGCCGACGTGGAACTTGTAGACCTCGGTCTCGTAGTGCCACAGGCTGCGCAGCCACTCCGGCAGGAACCCCAGCGAACTGCCCTGGTCGTACTTGGCCGCCCAGTCGCGCAGATAGCCGCCCTTGCCGTTGTCCGGGCTGAGGATCCAGCCCGACCACGAGGCCAGGTACGTGACGATCGCGACCGGGACGGTCGAGACGAAGGCGGGCAGCGCGTCCCGGCGCAGCATCGAGGCGTACGGGGCGCCCGCGCCCGCGGTGCGGCGCGCGGCGGCGTCCCACAGCACGGTGAGGACACCGAAGAAGGCGAGGATGACGAAGCCGTTCCACTTCGTGCCCGCAGCCAGACCCAGGCAGACGCCGGCCAGGATCCGGTACGGCCGCCAGCCCAGCCGCAGCGTCTCGGCGATCTTCGTGTCCGGCCGGGTCCGGCCCTCCTCGTCCACCGGCAGCGCGTCCGCGAGCCGGGCTCTGGCCCGGTCGCGGTCGATGAGCAGGGCCCCGAAGGCGGCGAGCACGAAGAACATCAGCACCAGGTCCAGCAGCGCGGTGCGGCTCATCACCAGGTGCAGGCCGTCCACCGCGAGCAGCGCGCCCGCCAGGCAGCCCAGGAAGGTCGAGCGGAAGAGGCGGCGCCCGATCCGGCACAGCATCAGCACCGACAGGGTGCCGAGCACGGCGGTCATGAACCGCCAGCCGAAGGGCGTGAAGCCGAACATCCACTCGCCGGCCCCGATCACCCATTTGCCGACGGGCGGGTGCACGACGTAGCCCGGGTCGGTCGGCAGCGCGACCCCGTCCGGGTTGGCGAGGATCGACGCGTCGATGTCCTTGGGCCAGCTCGCCTCGTAGCCCTGCCGGATCGTGGCCCAGGCGTCCTTGGCGTAGTACGTCTCGTCGAATATCACCGCCTTCGGGCTGCCCAGGTGCACGAACCGCAGCACCCCCGCGACCAGCGCCACCAGCAGCGGCCCCACCCACGAGACGATCAGCCGCCAGGTCCCCCACACCTGGGGCGGCAGCCCGAAGGTCATCCACAGCTGCTTGGACGGCCTGGCGTACGGGGGCACCAGGCGGGTGCGGACGTCCGAGCGCGCGGAAGCGGCGGGCGGCACGTAGCCGAAGCCGCCCAGCCGGCGCAGCCAGGTGGGTGGCTCGTCCTCGCGTCCCACCGGTGAGGTGGGCGGGGCCCCCGCGGGGCTGGGCGGTGGCGTCGCGGTACTGGTCACCGGCACATCGTAGGGAAGAGATCTGTGTGCGCCACCAGTGGCGGGGGGCGTCGGCGCACGGGACTGAGAGGATGGGCGGGTGACGACTGACCAGCCCCGCGGTACCCAGCCCACCTCGACCGCCGCCCCGACCGAAGGCCCGGCGGGCACGCTCGTGCTCGCCGGCACCCCCATCGGCGATCTTGCTGACGCCCCGCCGCGTCTGGCGGCCGAGCTGGAGCGGGCCGACGTGATCGCCGCCGAGGACACCCGGCGGCTGCGCCGGCTGACGCAGGGGCTCGGCGTGCACACCACCGGGCGCGTCCTGTCGTACTTCGAGGGCAACGAGTCGGCGCGCACCCCGGAGCTGGTCGAGGCGCTGGCCGGTGGGGCGCGCGTGCTGCTGGTGACGGACGCGGGCATGCCGTCGGTCTCCGACCCCGGCTACCGGCTGGTGGCCGCCGCCGTCGAGAAGGACATCAAGGTCACCGCCGTCCCCGGGCCGTCCGCGGTGCTCACCGCGCTCGCCATGTCCGGGCTGCCGGTGGACCGGTTCTGCTTCGAGGGGTTCCTGCCGCGCAAGGCGGGGGAGCGCCTGGGCCGGCTGCGAGAGGTCGAGGGCGAGCGGCGCACGCTCGTCTACTTCGAGGCCCCGCACCGGCTCGACGACACCCTGGCCGCGATGGCCGAGGTCTTCGGGGCCGACCGGCGGGCCGCGGTCTGCCGCGAGCTGACGAAGACCTACGAGGAGGTCAAGCGCGGCGGGCTCGGCGAACTCGCGGCCTGGGCCGCCGAGGGGGTGCGCGGGGAGATCACCGTCGTGGTCGAGGGCGCCCCGGCCGCCGCGCCCGCAGACCTGGACGACGAGGAGCTGGTGCGCCGGGTGCGGGTGCGCGAGGAGGCCGGTGAGCGGCGCAAGGAGGCCATCGCGGCGGTCGCGGCCGAGGCCGGCGTACCCAAGCGCGAGGTGTTCGACGCTGTGGTCGCGGCAAAGAACGCGGCACAAAAGGTGCCGCCGATCGGTAAAGAGCTAGCCTGAAAAGCAAAGCTCAGACCGTGCACGGGCGTCTTTGGGCATGAGTCGCCCAAAGACCGTCCAACAGTAGACAGGGCCTGATGCGCTCCCGCCCTTAGAGGCGTCCACTGGCAATGGCACCAGTGGAACAAGAGGAGCTGGCATGAGTGAGATCGCAGACACCCCGATACCCGTCCCCGCCGCAGTCCCCGGCGCTGTGACCGCTTCCGACGTGCACACCGTGCACGAGGCCTACTCCTTCGCTTGCATGAGGTGCGGGTACGGCTGGGAGCAGGCGTACGCGATCGAGCACCACGTCGACGGCAAGGGCGAGCCGTTCATCATGTACAAGGTCAACGGCGAGCGGGTGCCCTCCCCCCTGTCCAACCCGACCTGCCTCAACTGCGGCGGACACGTCGTACGGATCATGCGGGCCGGGCAGGTCTCCTCGGTGCTGGGCATGATCGACCACATCTACCACCACCAGATCGCCCCCGGGATCGCCGGACCGGTGCCGGCCGGTGCGAACGTCCCCCGGAGGCCGAAGCCGCCGAAGCAGCGCAGGCCCGCCCGGTCCGCCCGGTCGCACGCCGCCCCGGGGCCGGTGGACGCCGGCCCGGCCGGGGAGCGCCGGGGCCTGCTCTCCCGACTG
Coding sequences within:
- a CDS encoding serine hydrolase domain-containing protein, with translation MDVHGTVAEGFEPVRDAFVRNFEVLGDRGAAVAVYRDGRKVVDLWGGTRDAEGTEPWTEGTAQIVRSATKGVAAAVPLLLHQRGLLDLDAPVGSYWPEFKTGGKERILVRDVLAHRAGIPALDRGLSAAEAADGVSGARAVAAQQPFWEPGAEHGYHAQTYSWLLSELVLRATGRTVGSVLAEEIAEPLGLDFWIGLPETEADRVGRVAPVEPPESAGMLRTRPRRNVSEAYADPDSLTRRAFAAIAPLPDENDPAYRAAELPASNGIGTARALARFYGATIGVVEDGARIFTPATTELAGREHSAGPDRVLVVNTRFGPGYMLHGPASPLLSPASFGHPGRGGSLAFADPEAGIGFGYVTNALAKSVTADPRAQALVRALKSSLSAR
- a CDS encoding YbaK/EbsC family protein; the encoded protein is MTTSTHPLFAEALAELGLDLTVRSFPEGTRTAADAAAAIGCELSQIVKSLVFAADGVPVLVLMDGASRVDVEAVRRELGAGKVTRADAALVRETTGYAIGGVPPFGHRTRTRVLADRSLLAHEEIWAAAGTPTTVFPMAPDELIAHAGAALADVRERAAEG
- a CDS encoding penicillin-binding transpeptidase domain-containing protein, translated to MHGAAKGAVIGGVFLAMLGGAGYGVYTLVGDAGSDAKEGKDGETTVQAEKGSGPVSEKDAEKTAKAFLAAWAAGDERVAADLTNNAAAAQAAVGDFKTKAYVSKAVITPGTPNGTTVPYKVEAEITYEGTTKPLAYDSQLTVVRGLTSGKPLVDWQPSVIHPQLQKDEKLRAGTPANPPVKAVDRNGKELTVEQYPSLRPVLDALRKTYGAKTDGTPGAEVWIEPAAQDAPKRSLLTLVEGKPGQIQTVLDADVQAAAEKAVQKFPEASVVALKPSTGEILAVADHRKDAYDASLLGMRAPGSTMKIVTGAMLIDRGLVAADKVAECPPTVQWGGRTFHNLDDFKLDNATFATSFAQSCNTAFIKQIKPVNDDSALSKEAREVFGIGEEWKAGVPVFDGKVPEATGASAAAAYIGQGQVQMSPLNIASITATARTGVFRQPVVVKASVDGRKLATASRTMKPGVSAQLVKMMRLTATSGTGAKAMASVGGDKGAKTGSAEVDGASSPDSWFTGFSDDVAAAAMVQGGGHGNEAAGPIVAEVLKAG
- a CDS encoding GNAT family N-acetyltransferase → MDLTYRRYADADADDLVAFLTGDTWPFHGSPVVDAERARQWAAEGRFDNAETESFWIDGDGEPLGLVRLMDLGDSTPVFDLRIRSRYRGRGIGGHALTWLTEHLFTALPRIRRIEGTTRRDNAAMRRTFRRCGYVQEAHYREGWPSADGTVHDAVGYAILRRDWAAGTTTAPAWDDERTTEG
- a CDS encoding dolichyl-phosphate-mannose--protein mannosyltransferase, with amino-acid sequence MTSTATPPPSPAGAPPTSPVGREDEPPTWLRRLGGFGYVPPAASARSDVRTRLVPPYARPSKQLWMTFGLPPQVWGTWRLIVSWVGPLLVALVAGVLRFVHLGSPKAVIFDETYYAKDAWATIRQGYEASWPKDIDASILANPDGVALPTDPGYVVHPPVGKWVIGAGEWMFGFTPFGWRFMTAVLGTLSVLMLCRIGRRLFRSTFLGCLAGALLAVDGLHLVMSRTALLDLVLMFFVLAAFGALLIDRDRARARLADALPVDEEGRTRPDTKIAETLRLGWRPYRILAGVCLGLAAGTKWNGFVILAFFGVLTVLWDAAARRTAGAGAPYASMLRRDALPAFVSTVPVAIVTYLASWSGWILSPDNGKGGYLRDWAAKYDQGSSLGFLPEWLRSLWHYETEVYKFHVGLTSGHTYESNPWSWLVLGRPVSYFYESPEPGTDGCPATAAGKCAREVLALGTPLLWWAGCFALLYVLWRWFFRRDWRAGAIACALGAGLLPWFNYQERTIFYFYAVVFVPYLCLAVAMMIGALLGPAGSSERRRALGAIGAGVLVLLIAWNFIYFWPIYTGQTLPMDSWRGRMWLDTWV
- the rsmI gene encoding 16S rRNA (cytidine(1402)-2'-O)-methyltransferase, with the translated sequence MLAGTPIGDLADAPPRLAAELERADVIAAEDTRRLRRLTQGLGVHTTGRVLSYFEGNESARTPELVEALAGGARVLLVTDAGMPSVSDPGYRLVAAAVEKDIKVTAVPGPSAVLTALAMSGLPVDRFCFEGFLPRKAGERLGRLREVEGERRTLVYFEAPHRLDDTLAAMAEVFGADRRAAVCRELTKTYEEVKRGGLGELAAWAAEGVRGEITVVVEGAPAAAPADLDDEELVRRVRVREEAGERRKEAIAAVAAEAGVPKREVFDAVVAAKNAAQKVPPIGKELA